The following DNA comes from Bryobacteraceae bacterium.
TCCTTCAACGAATCGACGTCGCCGTTGGCGGAGTAAAGATCGCGCCATCCGTCGTTGTCATAGTCGATGAACCCGCCGCTCCAGCCGGCCCATGGCGCGCTCAATGTCAGGAGGGAGGTGGCAGGCGAAACGTAGCGGAAGGCCCTCCCGCCGCGATTCAGGAACAGCGCCCATATCTGCGTTGCGAGATCGTTGTAGAAGATATCGGGCCAGCCGTCGTTGTCGAAGTCCCGCGCGTCGGCGCCCATGGCGGAGACAGTTGCGCCTTCGTCGTTATAGGCGACGCCCATTCGAAGGGCTCGGTCCTCGAAGGTTCCATCGCCGCGGTTGACGAAAAGCGAGTTCGCTTCGGTGTCGTTGGCGATGAAGATGTCGGTGAAGCCGTCGGCGTTGTAGTCGGCGATGGCGACGCCCATTCCTTTGCCAGGCGCCTTATCGAATCCGGCGCGCGCGGTGACGTCCTCGAACTTGCCGCCGCCCAAGTTGCGGTAGAGGCGATGGGGCACGGCGGGGTAGGTCTTCGGGTGGCAGTAGAAGTCGACGCCATCTTCACGTACACAGCGGCGATCCGTGGCCGCGGTCCAGATGGTGTAGTTCGAGACGACGAGGTCCAGGCGGCCGTCGTTGTCGTAGTCGACCCAGGCGCCTTGCACGCTGAGCGTCCCGGGCGGTTTCTCGAGGCCGGCGCCGGCGGCGACGTCGCGGAACGTGCCGTCGCCGAGGTTGCGATAGAGCGCATTTGGCCCGCCGGCGTTGGCGACGAAGATGTCGGTCCAGCCGTCATTATCGAAGTCGGCGGCGGCAGCGCCCAGTGTGTAGCCGGCGCCGTCAAGGCCGGCTTGTGCCGTCACGTCTTCGAACGTGCCGTCGCCGCGATTACGCAGCAGTGCGTTGCTGTATGAGGCGTCCTTCTCGAGGCTGGGGAACGGGGCGCCGTTGGTGAAGTAGAGGTCGAGATTGCCGTCGTTATCAAAGTCGAGGACGGCGACGCCGCCGCACAGCGGTTGCGGGAAGTATTTGCGTTTACCGTCGAACCCGTTGCGGGTCACATAGTCGAACTTACTCTTGGCGGCGACGTCGGTGAAATGCGGGCGTTCGCCGGCCAGCGGCAACGCCGCCGCCAACGCGACTACTGGCCACAACCGCCGGAGATCCACTCCTGCAGGTTCTCACAGGCGGCGATGGACGCGGGCGCTCCGAGCGCGACGGCCGTACGTAGCCGCGCGGTGCGGGTGGGTCCCTGGAGAAGCAGGCCCTCCGCGATCCACGGCCGGTCCCAGTCCGGCCAGCGGGATTCCACCCGGCGCAGGCGCTCCAGAGCGCCAGCGGTATCGCCGCCGAGCGCTGCGACGAGAGCGCGCGAAAGATGCAGGTCCGCATTGGAAGGCGATTCCCGCAGGGCTTCGTCGAGGAGGTCCGACGCTGCGCGCTGTTTGCCCTTGCGGGCGAGGGCGATGGCCGCAGCCGCGGGGTCGGTGCGGAGGCCCGCGCGTTCAAGGAAGGGCCGGGCCGCTTCGAGTTCGCCGGCGGCGGACAACGCGCGG
Coding sequences within:
- a CDS encoding CRTAC1 family protein, with product MWPVVALAAALPLAGERPHFTDVAAKSKFDYVTRNGFDGKRKYFPQPLCGGVAVLDFDNDGNLDLYFTNGAPFPSLEKDASYSNALLRNRGDGTFEDVTAQAGLDGAGYTLGAAAADFDNDGWTDIFVANAGGPNALYRNLGDGTFRDVAAGAGLEKPPGTLSVQGAWVDYDNDGRLDLVVSNYTIWTAATDRRCVREDGVDFYCHPKTYPAVPHRLYRNLGGGKFEDVTARAGFDKAPGKGMGVAIADYNADGFTDIFIANDTEANSLFVNRGDGTFEDRALRMGVAYNDEGATVSAMGADARDFDNDGWPDIFYNDLATQIWALFLNRGGRAFRYVSPATSLLTLSAPWAGWSGGFIDYDNDGWRDLYSANGDVDSLKETSEQHDTLFENRGGKRFIDVSAEAGEYFARRGYQRGAAFADFNRDGFPDIAVTALGGRPAILINSGLAGRHWIGVRPRGVRANRDSIGARIKVTTAAGRVLHDWVSPSVGFISSSSPESMFGLGAEAGPVRVEVRWPGGHEARLDEVAVDRVLEVIEPDNQP